A genomic region of Methanosarcina thermophila TM-1 contains the following coding sequences:
- a CDS encoding DNA polymerase sliding clamp has product MFKAAINAELLKDAIAALAVIVDEVRIKIKPEGISVKAVDPANVAMGIFELGSSAFDEYSADESEIGIDLNKIMDLLGIAEKNDTVRMELEEGNQKLLIDVGGLSYTLSLLDPSTIRAEPRVPQLDLPAKVVLNGADLRRAVKAAEKISDHLLMGVSDDTFYMEAKGDTDQVRLEMGRDQLIDLKAGEACSLFSLDYLADIVKPTNKVNEVSLSLGKDFPILIDFEIANGAGRISYLLAPRIESE; this is encoded by the coding sequence ATGTTCAAGGCAGCAATTAATGCAGAGCTTCTGAAAGACGCGATTGCCGCATTGGCTGTAATTGTAGATGAGGTCAGAATTAAAATAAAGCCGGAAGGTATTTCGGTAAAAGCTGTTGATCCTGCCAATGTCGCAATGGGAATTTTTGAGCTTGGATCATCCGCTTTCGATGAATATAGCGCTGATGAGTCTGAAATAGGAATAGACCTGAACAAGATTATGGACCTGCTGGGAATTGCGGAGAAGAACGACACAGTCCGGATGGAACTTGAAGAAGGGAATCAAAAACTCCTGATTGATGTCGGAGGGCTGTCTTATACACTTTCTCTTCTCGATCCTTCTACAATTCGGGCAGAACCAAGAGTTCCCCAGCTAGATTTGCCTGCAAAAGTTGTCCTGAATGGAGCTGACCTCAGGCGTGCTGTGAAAGCTGCAGAGAAAATAAGTGATCATCTACTAATGGGGGTTTCTGATGATACCTTCTATATGGAAGCAAAAGGCGATACTGACCAGGTTCGCCTGGAGATGGGTAGGGACCAGCTGATCGACCTGAAGGCAGGTGAAGCCTGTTCTCTTTTCTCTCTGGACTATCTGGCCGACATAGTCAAACCTACGAATAAAGTCAATGAGGTAAGTCTTTCCCTTGGAAAAGATTTCCCGATACTCATAGATTTCGAGATTGCAAACGGTGCAGGCAGAATTTCTTATCTCCTGGCTCCGAGAATTGAGTCGGAATAA
- a CDS encoding transcription factor S, giving the protein MQFCPKCKSMMFPKNGNFECRKCGNIVPIEGNTKNFVSKAKIDDREVVVLEGEQTSGLPTTNAKCPECGNNTAFWWLRQLRSADESETRFFKCTKCGFTWREYD; this is encoded by the coding sequence ATGCAATTCTGTCCAAAATGCAAAAGCATGATGTTTCCTAAAAATGGTAATTTTGAGTGTAGAAAATGTGGGAACATAGTACCTATAGAAGGCAACACGAAAAATTTTGTCTCCAAAGCCAAGATCGATGACCGTGAAGTAGTGGTTCTGGAAGGTGAACAGACTTCAGGTCTGCCAACAACAAATGCAAAATGTCCAGAGTGTGGAAATAACACTGCATTCTGGTGGCTCAGACAGCTCAGGTCTGCTGATGAATCCGAAACTCGATTCTTCAAATGCACGAAATGTGGATTTACCTGGAGAGAATACGACTGA
- a CDS encoding NUDIX domain-containing protein yields MKPQTPSLTVDTVILFKNRLVLVKRKNPPYQGKFALPGGFVEIGESTENAAAREAFEETGLSIEIIKLVGVYSDPHRDPREHTVSVCYLAKGSGELKPGSDADSVELFELDSIPELAFDHNKIINDAKSDINAILSKMQKHDVS; encoded by the coding sequence ATGAAGCCTCAAACCCCTAGTTTAACCGTTGATACAGTAATCCTCTTTAAAAACAGGCTTGTGCTCGTGAAGAGAAAAAACCCCCCCTATCAGGGAAAATTTGCCCTTCCCGGCGGCTTCGTAGAAATTGGGGAAAGTACAGAAAACGCAGCAGCTAGGGAAGCTTTTGAAGAAACAGGCCTTTCAATAGAGATAATCAAACTAGTGGGTGTCTATTCCGACCCACACCGTGATCCCAGAGAGCATACGGTTTCGGTATGTTACCTCGCAAAAGGATCAGGAGAGCTAAAACCAGGCTCTGATGCAGATTCCGTCGAACTTTTTGAGCTTGATTCCATTCCTGAGTTAGCTTTTGATCACAATAAAATTATAAATGACGCAAAAAGTGATATTAATGCAATTCTGTCCAAAATGCAAAAGCATGATGTTTCCTAA
- the artA gene encoding archaeosortase A, whose translation MIENILWLAVGLMVASSIIPRTLRVRKLVGGIGWGTFSIHWGYQPLHYLEIQDYANVLLTIVVTLFCLLVAYIMYREYKNGPLYIKNREVLHSKFSAQGEADSLDITSMLTSATALGALVYFPFANFTPLNTWIIGGVTSQILWVLQYFDIPAYMKDWNMITLNGYTVEIILACTAIESIALFMGLIGAVRAPFNRLAMAFIASVPVIYILNLIRDVFVVVAYGEQWFGADSFIIAHNYIAKAGSGIALFAISYVVIRILPELFGMIDGLWIIFSQELRSLLHRSGGD comes from the coding sequence ATGATAGAAAATATACTCTGGCTCGCAGTCGGGTTAATGGTTGCGTCATCCATCATCCCCAGAACTCTCAGGGTTCGTAAACTGGTAGGAGGGATTGGATGGGGCACATTTTCCATCCATTGGGGTTATCAACCTCTTCATTATCTCGAGATCCAGGACTATGCCAATGTGCTCCTCACAATAGTGGTGACGCTGTTTTGTCTACTTGTAGCGTATATCATGTATCGGGAGTATAAAAATGGTCCTCTCTATATAAAAAATAGGGAAGTGTTACATTCCAAGTTTTCAGCTCAAGGTGAAGCGGATTCCCTTGATATAACCTCAATGCTTACCAGTGCCACTGCACTTGGAGCTCTAGTTTATTTCCCATTTGCGAATTTCACCCCTTTAAATACCTGGATTATAGGAGGAGTCACCTCCCAGATTCTCTGGGTTCTCCAGTACTTTGATATTCCTGCATATATGAAAGACTGGAATATGATAACACTTAATGGATACACTGTTGAGATAATACTGGCCTGTACTGCAATTGAAAGCATTGCCCTTTTTATGGGGCTAATAGGTGCAGTGAGAGCTCCATTTAACCGCCTGGCTATGGCTTTTATCGCATCCGTGCCAGTTATCTATATACTTAATCTTATCAGGGATGTTTTCGTGGTAGTTGCTTATGGGGAGCAATGGTTTGGAGCTGACAGTTTCATAATAGCACATAATTATATTGCAAAGGCGGGTTCAGGTATTGCCCTTTTTGCAATTTCATATGTGGTGATTCGTATTCTTCCCGAACTATTCGGAATGATTGATGGTCTCTGGATCATATTTTCTCAAGAATTGAGATCCCTTCTGCACAGATCCGGGGGGGATTAA
- a CDS encoding phosphatidylserine decarboxylase, with amino-acid sequence MLAKGSEPWLLTAALITITFAVLSKAMNSSHLTHVTYISMVLTFFMVLFFRDPERKVEVSDTYMVSPADGTVIDIRGRKVCIFMFLQNVHVNRAPISGRIREITYRKGGYLPAFCKDSERNERNEFIIHTKYGDVSVTQIAGTIARRIVSYPRVNDFIEQGQRIGMIRFGSRVDVTIPQNFEIIVRKGERVLAGKTIIATIKNDRDFEHEHISNVKAPGPGLSLEPSLRN; translated from the coding sequence ATGCTTGCAAAAGGCTCAGAACCCTGGCTTCTTACTGCTGCACTTATAACCATAACGTTTGCGGTTCTCTCCAAGGCAATGAACAGCTCCCATCTAACCCACGTTACTTACATATCAATGGTGCTGACTTTCTTTATGGTTCTTTTCTTTAGAGATCCCGAAAGAAAGGTGGAAGTTTCGGATACTTATATGGTTTCCCCGGCTGACGGCACTGTCATAGACATTCGGGGCCGGAAAGTCTGTATTTTCATGTTTCTCCAGAATGTACATGTAAATAGAGCTCCGATTTCGGGAAGGATCAGAGAAATTACTTACAGAAAAGGAGGATATCTTCCTGCTTTCTGTAAAGACTCTGAAAGAAACGAAAGAAACGAGTTTATTATTCACACCAAGTATGGGGATGTCAGTGTCACGCAGATTGCAGGCACTATTGCCAGACGAATTGTTTCCTATCCTCGAGTAAATGATTTTATCGAGCAAGGACAGCGCATTGGAATGATTCGTTTTGGGTCAAGAGTTGACGTAACAATTCCCCAAAACTTTGAAATCATAGTACGGAAAGGAGAGCGGGTACTTGCAGGCAAAACCATTATAGCAACAATAAAAAATGACAGGGATTTTGAACATGAACATATTTCAAATGTTAAGGCTCCCGGACCTGGTCTCTCTCTTGAACCTTCTCTGCGGAATTAG
- a CDS encoding archaetidylserine synthase, translating to MNIFQMLRLPDLVSLLNLLCGISSIAVAAQATVQVATSQTAAAQNGFSLALILLLVAAIADGADGYIARRFKGGELGEQLDSLADAVSFGVAPALLIYLQFGQVNPVAGEPDPLIAIFPAFYAVCGVLRLARFNSVTPRKTGFEGLPITAGCIMLVTYMLLNESLVRIDFLLALTLGLSILMVSSVNYPKIRNVRILAFISSIFGITMFLYLYNVEYMRIFSTLPFILMLIYIFSPFFKIPLLNNLGSKEYRNKRLSARKEKN from the coding sequence ATGAACATATTTCAAATGTTAAGGCTCCCGGACCTGGTCTCTCTCTTGAACCTTCTCTGCGGAATTAGTTCAATTGCAGTAGCTGCCCAGGCTACAGTCCAGGTTGCCACATCTCAAACTGCGGCTGCCCAGAATGGGTTTTCTCTGGCTTTGATCTTACTTCTTGTTGCAGCAATTGCAGATGGAGCGGATGGATATATTGCCAGGCGATTTAAAGGAGGAGAACTTGGGGAACAACTTGACTCCCTGGCAGATGCAGTTTCTTTCGGGGTTGCTCCTGCTCTTCTCATATATCTACAGTTCGGGCAAGTAAACCCTGTAGCCGGAGAACCGGACCCTCTTATTGCGATATTTCCAGCTTTTTATGCTGTTTGCGGTGTGCTCAGGCTTGCTCGTTTCAATTCTGTAACTCCCCGTAAAACAGGCTTTGAGGGTCTTCCCATAACTGCAGGCTGCATAATGCTTGTTACATATATGCTGCTGAACGAAAGTCTTGTCAGAATAGACTTTCTTTTAGCGCTTACCCTTGGTCTCTCTATTCTTATGGTAAGCTCGGTAAATTATCCCAAGATCAGGAATGTCAGGATTCTTGCATTTATCTCTTCTATTTTCGGGATAACTATGTTTCTCTACCTGTATAATGTCGAATATATGCGAATTTTCTCGACCCTGCCTTTTATCCTTATGTTGATATACATTTTTTCTCCTTTTTTCAAGATCCCTCTATTAAACAATCTGGGTAGCAAGGAGTATAGGAACAAAAGACTGAGCGCCAGGAAGGAAAAGAATTAA
- a CDS encoding dihydroneopterin aldolase family protein: MVQEKITDKDNALFEAGIKLGALYHQFTGSPVNLNTVSSLETAIQESISVQPYVEEISVKIDRDMLRSKLNNEFGYTELQGPMLKVNITVRYGSSKVKVGMEYDPELNYPLMKILEIKETNV; encoded by the coding sequence TTGGTTCAGGAAAAAATAACCGACAAAGATAATGCACTCTTTGAAGCAGGAATTAAACTCGGAGCTCTTTATCATCAATTCACGGGCTCTCCTGTAAACTTGAACACGGTTTCAAGCCTTGAAACGGCTATCCAGGAAAGCATTTCAGTTCAGCCCTATGTAGAAGAAATCTCAGTAAAAATTGATAGGGACATGCTGAGAAGTAAGCTGAATAATGAATTTGGTTATACCGAACTTCAGGGTCCCATGCTTAAGGTAAATATAACCGTAAGGTATGGTTCTTCAAAAGTAAAAGTTGGAATGGAGTATGACCCTGAACTTAATTACCCGTTGATGAAAATTCTAGAAATTAAAGAGACAAATGTTTGA
- the hisC gene encoding histidinol-phosphate transaminase, translated as MFLSRPELIKKEIFDIAEYVPGKSIEEIASAYGLDPASIIKLGSNENPLGPSPKAVQAMMDAAPCTNIYPSADAIELREALSKYTGFPVSNLIASGPGMDGLLDGLCRLIIEKGDEVIIPTPTFAYYELPAKACGGKPVFVRRKQDFSLDLEKVLKAQSERTKIIFLCSPNNPSGNLLPENDLRIILENTKALVFLDEAYVEFADRNLAELVREYDNLVVGRTFSKAFGLAGLRLGYGIMPEWLAKEYIKAATPFSVSLPALKAGIAALSDVDHLRKSIEIARVGREYLKEKIPFTVYPSQANFVLVDVAPLKAKAVTQSLLRKGIIVRPCDSFREAGDTFIRVTVGTREQNEKVIRAFETVKNEV; from the coding sequence ATGTTCTTGAGCAGGCCTGAACTTATAAAAAAGGAGATCTTTGATATTGCAGAGTATGTTCCAGGAAAATCCATTGAGGAAATAGCTTCTGCTTACGGGCTTGATCCAGCTTCAATCATCAAACTCGGCTCAAATGAAAACCCACTTGGACCCTCTCCAAAAGCTGTTCAGGCGATGATGGACGCAGCTCCCTGTACAAATATTTACCCCTCAGCAGATGCTATAGAACTCAGGGAAGCTCTCTCGAAATACACAGGTTTTCCGGTTTCAAACCTCATAGCCTCAGGACCAGGAATGGATGGACTTCTTGATGGACTTTGCAGGCTGATCATTGAAAAAGGGGATGAGGTCATAATTCCTACTCCGACTTTTGCCTATTACGAGCTGCCAGCAAAGGCATGCGGAGGAAAACCGGTTTTTGTCAGGAGAAAACAGGACTTTTCACTTGATCTTGAAAAGGTTCTAAAAGCTCAGTCCGAAAGGACAAAAATAATCTTCCTCTGCTCTCCCAATAATCCTTCTGGGAATCTTCTTCCTGAAAACGATCTGAGGATAATTCTTGAAAATACAAAAGCTCTTGTGTTCCTTGACGAGGCATATGTCGAGTTTGCGGACAGGAACCTTGCTGAGCTTGTAAGGGAATACGATAATCTTGTTGTGGGCAGAACCTTTTCCAAGGCATTCGGGCTTGCAGGTCTACGGCTAGGTTATGGGATCATGCCCGAATGGCTGGCAAAAGAGTATATAAAGGCAGCCACTCCGTTCTCAGTAAGCCTTCCGGCGTTAAAAGCAGGAATTGCTGCCCTTTCGGATGTTGACCACCTGAGAAAGAGCATAGAAATCGCAAGAGTGGGCAGAGAATATCTGAAAGAAAAGATTCCTTTTACGGTTTATCCTTCCCAGGCAAACTTTGTACTTGTAGACGTTGCTCCTTTAAAAGCAAAAGCTGTTACACAGAGCCTCCTGAGAAAAGGAATTATTGTACGCCCTTGTGACTCTTTCAGGGAGGCGGGTGACACTTTTATCAGGGTAACAGTCGGGACTCGGGAACAGAACGAAAAAGTTATCAGGGCATTTGAGACTGTAAAGAATGAAGTTTAA
- a CDS encoding acetylornithine transaminase, producing MTENIIKSEIVSESEDLQVKYDSIIEKDSKYVMQTYGRQPLVLSEGKGAIVRDIYGKEYIDCVAGIAVNNVGHCHPRVVKAIQSQAEKLMHVSNLYYTEIQAELAETLVSITGMERVFFCNSGAEAVESAMKLARVTSGKSAFIAAEHSFHGRTIGALSVTHKSMYRDPFMPPVSSETTFVPYSNAEAIRQAISEDTAAVILEPIQGEGGVNIPDPDYLKEVREICDETGTFLIFDEVQTGFGRTGTWFCKEQFGVEPDIMSMAKAIGGGFPMGAIAAREGLSFGRGQHASTFGGGPLACAAALASIEAIREEELLKRSKENGTYFMGKLRNMDREDVIEVRGKGLMIGVEIKYPCSKFVEFARECGVLLNCTSDSVLRLVPPLVITKEQIDTVVDVLEQA from the coding sequence TTGACAGAGAATATTATAAAATCTGAGATTGTCTCAGAGTCTGAGGATTTACAGGTAAAATATGATTCAATCATAGAAAAAGATTCAAAATACGTCATGCAGACATATGGGCGACAGCCCCTTGTACTCTCAGAAGGGAAGGGAGCAATTGTCAGGGATATTTACGGAAAAGAATATATTGACTGCGTAGCAGGGATTGCAGTAAACAATGTTGGGCACTGCCACCCGAGGGTTGTGAAGGCAATCCAGTCTCAAGCTGAGAAACTGATGCACGTCTCCAACCTTTATTATACTGAAATTCAGGCCGAGCTTGCAGAAACCTTGGTCTCAATAACAGGTATGGAGCGTGTTTTTTTCTGTAACTCAGGCGCTGAAGCTGTTGAATCTGCAATGAAACTTGCCCGCGTGACTTCGGGAAAAAGCGCCTTCATCGCAGCTGAACATTCCTTCCACGGCAGGACTATAGGGGCACTCAGCGTAACCCATAAGAGCATGTACAGGGATCCTTTCATGCCTCCCGTAAGTTCCGAGACAACTTTCGTCCCGTACTCCAATGCTGAAGCTATCAGGCAGGCTATTTCGGAAGATACGGCAGCCGTTATTCTTGAGCCCATTCAGGGCGAAGGCGGAGTAAATATCCCGGATCCCGATTACCTCAAAGAGGTCAGGGAAATCTGTGACGAAACCGGAACCTTCCTTATCTTTGACGAAGTGCAGACAGGCTTTGGAAGGACAGGCACATGGTTCTGTAAAGAGCAATTTGGCGTGGAACCTGATATTATGAGTATGGCAAAAGCAATTGGAGGAGGCTTCCCAATGGGTGCTATCGCAGCCAGGGAGGGACTCAGCTTTGGGCGCGGACAGCATGCTTCTACCTTTGGAGGCGGGCCACTTGCCTGTGCAGCTGCACTTGCCTCAATCGAAGCAATTCGCGAAGAAGAGCTTCTTAAGCGCTCGAAAGAGAACGGGACTTACTTCATGGGGAAACTCAGGAACATGGACAGGGAGGACGTTATAGAAGTCCGTGGCAAAGGTCTCATGATAGGAGTCGAGATAAAATATCCATGCAGCAAATTTGTGGAGTTTGCAAGGGAATGCGGAGTGCTATTAAACTGTACTTCGGATTCTGTGCTTCGTCTGGTTCCTCCACTTGTAATTACGAAAGAACAGATCGATACGGTAGTTGATGTTCTTGAGCAGGCCTGA
- a CDS encoding polymer-forming cytoskeletal protein, translating to MGEGVTVTGDIAASSDIRVDMWSKLGSKVEVGRNAYLGEFVTIDGKLFVEGDLDVGKEVKIRGGFEAKGWIVVRNPVPVIIFLFLYIKEMMRLGKGEEIEKAVEELFEDSEDDEDFEIRELGENILIIPAGAKLSPETINVGGETIIGNNCHLTGNIRAHSVDTGENLTLKGSIYSEGKVNIGENSTIYGNLYSKGAVQIGRNSRIFGGIKADSVILHENARVDGTIKAPSGVSFLRDAAEKPALAEVNALGKVFMREKRELPENLPPAEPIKVADQVEENSPIKSSANPGSIFVPGRKRKTARTQALERSRRFTGARAYRKEQKSGE from the coding sequence ATGGGAGAAGGAGTGACCGTTACCGGGGATATTGCGGCTAGTTCTGACATCAGGGTTGATATGTGGTCAAAGCTGGGAAGCAAGGTGGAGGTCGGCAGAAACGCCTATCTGGGAGAATTTGTAACAATTGATGGGAAGCTGTTCGTAGAAGGGGATCTTGACGTAGGAAAAGAAGTTAAAATTCGGGGAGGGTTCGAAGCCAAAGGATGGATAGTGGTAAGGAATCCAGTCCCTGTAATCATATTTTTATTCCTTTACATAAAGGAAATGATGCGCCTTGGTAAAGGCGAAGAAATCGAAAAGGCTGTAGAAGAGCTCTTTGAAGATTCCGAAGACGATGAGGACTTTGAAATAAGGGAGCTTGGTGAAAATATATTGATTATACCTGCCGGTGCAAAGCTTTCCCCTGAAACTATTAATGTTGGTGGGGAAACTATAATCGGGAACAACTGCCATTTAACAGGGAATATCAGGGCGCATTCCGTTGACACAGGGGAAAATCTTACCCTCAAAGGGAGCATTTACTCAGAAGGCAAGGTCAACATAGGGGAAAACAGCACTATCTATGGCAATCTTTATTCAAAAGGGGCTGTACAGATCGGTCGGAATAGCCGGATTTTCGGCGGAATAAAAGCCGACTCTGTAATACTGCACGAAAATGCAAGGGTAGACGGCACAATAAAAGCGCCTTCAGGAGTGTCTTTCTTACGGGATGCCGCAGAAAAGCCAGCTCTTGCAGAGGTCAACGCTTTAGGGAAAGTATTCATGAGAGAAAAGCGTGAACTGCCTGAAAACTTACCTCCGGCAGAACCCATCAAAGTAGCAGATCAGGTAGAAGAGAACTCACCTATTAAATCAAGCGCAAATCCCGGAAGTATTTTTGTGCCAGGTAGAAAACGAAAAACTGCCAGAACCCAGGCACTGGAAAGAAGCAGACGCTTCACAGGAGCCAGGGCTTACAGAAAGGAACAAAAATCCGGAGAATAA
- a CDS encoding PUA domain-containing protein, with product MNNTERLTRVRMIADYQFGKGIGKELFPDGSTFQLSRTKRIRQVLYSGKRIATARAKDGFFTLSIEGASVVHKLLPGKRLRVVVSEEAAPFVEKGKTAFIKHVVEIDPELRAGEEVLVTDEADRLLATGQLLLSPAEIMAFDSGAAVDVRAGVASKKEK from the coding sequence ATGAATAACACCGAAAGACTTACTAGAGTCCGCATGATTGCGGATTATCAGTTCGGAAAAGGCATAGGAAAAGAACTCTTTCCTGACGGCTCAACATTCCAGTTGTCAAGAACAAAAAGAATACGCCAGGTCCTTTATTCAGGAAAGCGTATAGCTACGGCAAGAGCAAAGGATGGCTTTTTTACCCTCAGTATTGAAGGTGCTTCCGTTGTCCATAAGCTTTTGCCGGGAAAAAGGCTCAGGGTCGTAGTCTCGGAGGAAGCTGCTCCTTTTGTGGAGAAAGGTAAAACCGCTTTTATAAAGCATGTAGTTGAAATTGATCCTGAACTGAGGGCAGGCGAAGAGGTACTCGTGACAGATGAGGCTGACAGACTGCTCGCAACAGGGCAATTGCTTCTATCTCCTGCAGAAATTATGGCTTTTGACAGCGGGGCAGCCGTAGATGTAAGAGCAGGAGTTGCTTCGAAAAAAGAAAAATGA
- a CDS encoding DUF1894 domain-containing protein, producing MSCLREYRYEILLKNATPKECENYIKEHSESVYLVPGGYKVKGFTLLGMTSPVGFSGNDIIFQFIKPCFGLFVIKLENEVEEIQKLRNQYKKNKNVKKIK from the coding sequence ATGTCGTGCTTAAGAGAATACAGATATGAAATTCTCCTGAAAAATGCAACTCCAAAAGAATGCGAAAATTACATTAAAGAGCATTCTGAGAGCGTATACCTTGTGCCTGGCGGGTATAAGGTAAAAGGTTTTACCTTGCTTGGTATGACATCTCCTGTTGGTTTCTCAGGAAATGATATTATATTCCAGTTTATAAAGCCCTGCTTCGGACTCTTTGTAATTAAACTGGAGAACGAAGTTGAAGAAATACAAAAACTCAGGAACCAGTATAAAAAGAACAAAAATGTGAAAAAAATAAAATGA